Below is a genomic region from Syntrophales bacterium.
ATATAACGAGAGTTTTGCAAAACTGCAATTCTGGTCATTGCGAGGAGCTTTAGCGACGCGGCAATCTTATGAATTGTCAATATGTTGCGAGATTGCTTCGCTTTGCTCGCAATGACAATATTGGTATTATGCAAAGCTCTCATAACCGGATGGACATCTGGCGGAAATAGTAGAAATCAAAGAAACTCCGCAGTTTTTTTGTTGCCAGTTTCACCCGGAAGCCAAATCAAGACCAATGAAGCCGCATCCACTTTTAAGTAAGTTTATCAGGGAATCACTTGAAAATAAGGACTAATTTTAAATTTTATTCCTTATTTATTACCTTTTTCAGCTTTCCCGAACACTTGAAAGTGACAACTGTTCTGGCATCCAGCATAATGGTCTCACCTGTCTGAGGATTTCTCCCCCTCCTAGAGTTTTTCTCCCTGACAGACCACTTTCCAAAGCCCGAGATACGAACGTCATTTCCTTTTTTCAGCTCGTCTTTAATCAACTCGAATACGCTTTCAACAAGCTCCGTACACTTTCCTTTCGGAAGGTCAGTTGCAGAGTAAAGGTCCTCCACGATACTAGCTTTTGTAAGTGTCATCTTCCTCTCCTTTTTGGTTCAATTACTATAAATATAATATATGATGTAATAGTTAAATG
It encodes:
- a CDS encoding integration host factor subunit alpha; this translates as MTLTKASIVEDLYSATDLPKGKCTELVESVFELIKDELKKGNDVRISGFGKWSVREKNSRRGRNPQTGETIMLDARTVVTFKCSGKLKKVINKE